A stretch of the uncultured Fretibacterium sp. genome encodes the following:
- a CDS encoding 3-methyl-2-oxobutanoate hydroxymethyltransferase — protein MFAETAGLDMILVGDSLGMVVPGYPGTIPVTILGAFPQGARLRAL, from the coding sequence ATGTTCGCAGAGACGGCGGGGCTGGACATGATCCTGGTGGGCGACTCCCTGGGCATGGTGGTGCCGGGCTACCCGGGCACGATCCCCGTGACGATTCTCGGAGCTTTTCCTCAGGGCGCGAGGCTTCGCGCCCTGTAA